A genomic region of Nymphaea colorata isolate Beijing-Zhang1983 chromosome 2, ASM883128v2, whole genome shotgun sequence contains the following coding sequences:
- the LOC116248836 gene encoding uncharacterized protein LOC116248836: MGSEQVAEARWRHEEEGSKILQVQVPGFKKEELQVKVDAVRNYLVIAGGEGLADQGMKKHAKFRQTFVVPDDCTCDGIKAVLNAGVLYLMLPKATRHLGNQLYPVKGRTDRQETLILSVAAGVALLTIALTLLPCCLRSSNLHGQE; the protein is encoded by the exons ATGGGCTCCGAACAAGTTGCTGAGGCAAGGTGGCGTCATGAGGAAGAGGGTAGTAAAATCCTCCAGGTCCAAGTCCCAG GATTCAAGAAGGAAGAGCTCCAAGTGAAGGTGGACGCCGTTCGCAATTACTTGGTGATCGCCGGTGGTGAAGGACTGGCAGATCAAGGCATGAAGAAGCATGCAAAATTTCGGCAAACGTTTGTTGTTCCGGACGACTGCACCTGCGATGGAATCAAAGCCGTCTTAAACGCCGGCGTCCTCTACCTGATGTTACCCAAGGCAACGAGGCATTTGGGAAACCAACTCTATCCCGTGAAAGGGCGCACAGATCGGCAGGAGACGCTTATTTTGTCGGTGGCTGCCGGAGTTGCCCTCCTCACCATTGCACTCACCTTACTCCCCTGCTGTCTCAGGTCATCAAATTTGCATGGCCaagaatga
- the LOC116247160 gene encoding V-type proton ATPase subunit e1 → MGFWFTTLMFVTAGVLASLLVRICCNRGPSTNLFHLTLVITTIVCCWMMWAIVYLAQLKPLIVPILNEGE, encoded by the exons ATGGGGTTCTGGTTCACAACCCTCATGTTCGTGACGGCGGGCGTCCTCGCCTCTCTCCTCGTCCGCATCTGCTGCAATCGAGGCCCCTCCACCAATCT ATTCCACTTGACATTAGTGATTACAACAATCGTATGTTGTTGGATGAT GTGGGCTATAGTATATCTGGCACAGTTGAAGCCCTTAATTGTACCCATCCTCAATGAAGGAGAGTGA
- the LOC116248027 gene encoding GDSL lipase-like codes for MARFLSLFLSLLSLTDSGRHRHHEEAGRKPGLFIFGDSTVDCGTNNFINTTDAFRANYFPYGYNGYFRRSTGRFSDGRVSPDFIAEYAKLPLIPPFLQPSADFSHGANFASGGAGILSTTNRGLVVDLKTQLKQFRSLKENITKQMQLGSVEAQTWLGSSVYYFSVGNNDLFAGYLLNNETLEKYTIDEFRQLLVEELSTAIQALQEEGARKFIITSLVDLGCLPSVRTFYNGSCYEIATNFTFAYNLAMEQSLANLASAIDISYVWFDLTGFLRMRMNNPEKYGLTHPIDACCGSGLLRGLDTCGGKNGSSYSLCWDPWTHVWFDGSHSPEVVHKQIAETLWEGKDSTVRPTSAKMLFHEDQNMLPYESQ; via the exons ATGGccagatttctctctcttttcctctctctgcTTTCCTTGACGGATTCCGGTCGGCACCGGCACCATGAGGAGGCAGGTAGGAAGCCTGGGCTCTTCATCTTTGGGGACTCGACTGTGGACTGTGGAACCAACAACTTCATCAACACCACCGACGCCTTCAGGGCCAACTACTTCCCTTACGGCTACAATGGCTATTTCCGGCGATCGACCGGCCGGTTCTCCGACGGCAGAGTGTCTCCTGATTTCATCG CTGAGTACGCGAAGCTGCCGTTGATCCCGCCGTTCTTGCAACCGTCGGCTGATTTTTCACATGGAGCCAACTTTGCATCGGGAGGTGCAGGGATTCTCTCAACTACCAATCGAGGCTTg GTGGTGGATTTGAAGACCCAATTGAAGCAATTTAGGAGCCTCAAAGAGAACATCACCAAGCAGATGCAGCTGGGTTCGGTTGAGGCCCAGACATGGTTGGGGAGCTCGGTTTACTACTTTAGTGTTGGGAACAATGACTTGTTTGCAGGCTACCTGCTCAACAATGAGACCCTAGAGAAGTACACCATTGATGAGTTCCGGCAGCTGCTGGTTGAAGAGCTCTCTACCGCGATTCAG GCTTTGCAAGAAGAAGGTGCAAGAAAATTCATTATAACATCATTGGTAGATTTGGGTTGTCTGCCATCAGTTAGAACTTTCTACAATGGCTCCTGCTATGAGATCGCCACCAACTTCACTTTCGCCTACAACTTAGCTATGGAGCAATCACTGGCGAATCTCGCCTCCGCCATTGACATCAGCTATGTTTGGTTCGATCTCACTGGGTTTCTTAGAATGAGGATGAACAACCCAGAAAAATATG GTTTGACGCATCCTATCGACGCGTGTTGCGGAAGCGGACTTCTCAGAGGTTTGGACACGTGCGGCGGGAAGAACGGCAGCAGCTACAGCTTGTGTTGGGATCCATGGACACATGTGTGGTTTGATGGGAGCCATTCCCCAGAAGTAGTTCATAAACAGATAGCAGAAACTTTGTGGGAAGGCAAGGACTCAACTGTTAGACCCACATCAGCTAAGATGCTCTTCCATGAAGATCAGAACATGTTGCCATATGAGAGTCAGTAA
- the LOC116248028 gene encoding single-stranded DNA-binding protein, mitochondrial-like isoform X1 — MAPPPPALSRLAPSLLRLSELWILPASHSRNLCTGTSSTNEPDDGIFSAETDFDRRETTVDDRCPSSSPTTEGLNRSPFPYRLENGMDVGIYKAILVGQVGQAPVQKKLKSGLTVTLFSIGTGGIHNNLGSFDGRSPIEDPPRCTVQWHRACIYPEPLGKVAMEHVKPGSILYIEGNLETKVFNDKITGVPRQIREIAIRRDDIFWLLVCCILWSTRMNPAC; from the exons ATGGCGCCGCCGCCACCTGCTCTCTCCCGCCTCGCTCCTTCCCTCCTGAGACTCTCTG AGCTCTGGATTCTTCCCGCCTCACACTCGCGGAATCTCTGCACTGGTACTTCTTCCACCAATGAACCCGACGACGGCATCTTCTCGGCCGAAACGGATTTCGACCGCCGGGAAACCACCGTCGACGATCGATGCCCGTCATCTTCTCCGACCACCGAGGGTCTGAACCGTAGCCCCTTCCCTTACCGCCTCGAGAACGGCATGGATGTCGGTATTTACAAG GCAATCTTGGTGGGGCAGGTTGGGCAAGCGCCTGTACAGAAGAAGCTGAAGAGCGGTCTCACGGTAACGCTCTTCTCGATTGGGACCGGCGGAATCCACAACAACCTAGGGTCCTTTGATGGCAGGAGCCCTATTGAGGATCCTCCAAGGTGCACGGTCCAGTGGCACCGTGCTTGCATTTATCCGGAACCCTTGGGTAAAGTTGCTATGGAGCATGTGAAACCAGG GTCAATTTTGTATATTGAAGGGAATTTGGAGACGAAGGTCTTTAATGATAAAATAACAGGTGTTCCTAGACAAATAAGAGAGATCGCCATTCGTAGAGACG
- the LOC116248028 gene encoding single-stranded DNA-binding protein, mitochondrial-like isoform X2: MAPPPPALSRLAPSLLRLSELWILPASHSRNLCTGTSSTNEPDDGIFSAETDFDRRETTVDDRCPSSSPTTEGLNRSPFPYRLENGMDVGIYKAILVGQVGQAPVQKKLKSGLTVTLFSIGTGGIHNNLGSFDGRSPIEDPPRCTVQWHRACIYPEPLGKVAMEHVKPGSILYIEGNLETKVFNDKITGVPRQIREIAIRRDGRLVFLENKR; this comes from the exons ATGGCGCCGCCGCCACCTGCTCTCTCCCGCCTCGCTCCTTCCCTCCTGAGACTCTCTG AGCTCTGGATTCTTCCCGCCTCACACTCGCGGAATCTCTGCACTGGTACTTCTTCCACCAATGAACCCGACGACGGCATCTTCTCGGCCGAAACGGATTTCGACCGCCGGGAAACCACCGTCGACGATCGATGCCCGTCATCTTCTCCGACCACCGAGGGTCTGAACCGTAGCCCCTTCCCTTACCGCCTCGAGAACGGCATGGATGTCGGTATTTACAAG GCAATCTTGGTGGGGCAGGTTGGGCAAGCGCCTGTACAGAAGAAGCTGAAGAGCGGTCTCACGGTAACGCTCTTCTCGATTGGGACCGGCGGAATCCACAACAACCTAGGGTCCTTTGATGGCAGGAGCCCTATTGAGGATCCTCCAAGGTGCACGGTCCAGTGGCACCGTGCTTGCATTTATCCGGAACCCTTGGGTAAAGTTGCTATGGAGCATGTGAAACCAGG GTCAATTTTGTATATTGAAGGGAATTTGGAGACGAAGGTCTTTAATGATAAAATAACAGGTGTTCCTAGACAAATAAGAGAGATCGCCATTCGTAGAGACG